One stretch of Gadus macrocephalus chromosome 12, ASM3116895v1 DNA includes these proteins:
- the srd5a3 gene encoding polyprenol reductase, with amino-acid sequence MCVIVLLWLCLALGFLLALLIHKLSPPFQTKHEQNPLFLFFQDLIRYGKTKQCNRDYWLHKLDVPKRWFWHFYAVSVVWNGLLLVLSLHLKLQNQSYPQWLTYFLSFLCGMQWNESQVPQLSTLLVQLFLWSHSLRRLLECLFVSVYSEGVIHMAQYMFGIGYYIILGLTVICSNNFLDAKGFGSLFHQLDLGHLSGTALFISASLLQHSSLVTLAMLRTGNSGTVKTFVHGVPHGGWFELVSCPHYFAELLIYISLGLVFGGLSLTWWTVVSYVLFNQALAAQLCQEFYMTKFEGYPRHRYAFIPFIL; translated from the exons atgtgtgtgattgttttgttATGGTTATGCCTAGCATTAGGGTTTCTTTTAGCTTTGTTGATTCACAAGTTGTCACCTCCTTTCCAGACGAAACATGAGCAAAATCCGCTGTTTCTGTTTTTCCAGGATCTCATCCGTTACGGCAAAACAAAGCAATGTAATCGGGACTATTGGCTACATAAACTTGATGTTCCAAAAAG ATGGTTCTGGCACTTCTATGCGGTATCCGTTGTTTGGAACGGCCTCCTTCTAGTCCTGTCCCTTCATCTGAAGCTTCAGAACCAATCATACCCGCAGTGGTTGACGTATTTTTTGAGCTTTTTGTGTGGAATGCAATGGAATGAGAGTCAAG TTCCACAATTATCTACTTTGCTGGTGCAACTGTTTCTCTGGAGCCATTCACTCAGAAGACTGCTAGAGTGCCTATTTGTTAGTGTTTACTCGGAGGGGGTCATACATATGGCACAATATATGTTTGGCATTGGATATTACATCATACTTGGATTGACAGTCATTTGTTCCAATAATTTCCTTGATGCAAAAG GTTTTGGCTCTCTCTTCCACCAGCTGGATTTGGGCCATTTGTCAGGAACAGCTCTCTTCATTAGTGCATCACTGCTCCAACACAGCTCGTTGGTCACGTTGGCCATGCTCCGTACTGGGAATTCAG gAACAGTGAAGACCTTTGTCCATGGCGTTCCCCATGGAGGCTGGTTCGAGCTGGTGTCCTGTCCGCATTACTTTGCAGAGCTGCTTATCTACATTTCACTCGGCTTGGTGTTCGGAGGCCTGTCTCTAACCTGGTGGACTGTTGTCTCCTATGTCCTGTTCAACCAGGCTCTGGCTGCTCAGCTCTGCCAGGAGTTTTACATGACGAAATTTGAAGGCTACCCAAGGCATCGCTATGCATTCATACCGTTTATCTTATGA